The Populus trichocarpa isolate Nisqually-1 chromosome 18, P.trichocarpa_v4.1, whole genome shotgun sequence genomic interval AGTTTTCGTACAATACAGTATTGGGTATTAACTGCTCAAAATAAGATCACATGAAATGTCCAAGTATTAGACGGCATATCATATTTTACCCAGAGAGAAGATAAACATGAATTGACTGTTGAGGCAAGTTTCCTACCTTGTGATAGACCCTTGGACTCTCGACTGCAGTTAAAGGTTCCATCCTCAAGACAAAATGATTAAGAAAGACTTGTATCACCGCTGGAATGATGAAAAGTCCGCCACTACCACCCATGACCCCAGCTAGCTGATTGTCCTGTGGAGTTTACAAAAGTGAGATTACTCGAAGTTAGAGAGgatttatgaaattgatgacGATACATCTGATTCAAGACCAATGAGGTCGAAACTATTGCTGTTGAGCTGCAAGAATTTTTAGCTTGATAgagagtaatatatatataaagccaaACCTTGGTGACAATAATAGGAGTCATGGAAGATAAAGGTCTCTTGTTGGGTTCGATAAAATTTGCTGGAGCAGGAGGGAGCATGTCAGGAGTTATCTCTGTGGGTGCTGAGAAATCACCCATCTCATTGTTGAGCAGAATTCCAGTAGAGGGCGAGAGAACTCCAGCTCCAAAACCataatttattgttgttgtcattGATACAGCATTTCGCTCTGCATCCACAATGCAAAAGTGGCTGGTTCCATGATCTCTAAGCTGACTCCACCTACTAATTAAGGTCTGGAATCTTTAGAATCATGACACAGTGACAATGATACCAGTAAAGCTTTATTTATAATCAGTAGCAAGTAGACATACCTTTCCATATTCATGTAATATTCTGGAGGGAATGTGGTATTGTCCACTATCATTTTCTGTATTTTATCAGCGTAAGATTGGGAAAGCATTTCAGACATATATTTGGCTGTGTTTATGAAAGCAGGGTCCCCCAAGTTCATTCGAACGGCAAACATGTGCTTCATCGCTTCAATCAAGCGATGAAGACCAAGATTTCCCTCTGCAGCTTTTGAACTTCCATAACTATTTAGGATGTTTAAGACCTGTTTTGCATCAGAATTTAGAGAAATCCAATCCACATAATTCAAAAGCTTCACAACCATGAACAGTATTGTAGTCAGAGTAAAATGAAATATCCATATCCTGAAGTCAGCTCACTAATTAGCCCTAGTTTTGTTGGACATCAGTCCTTCAAAGCCAGAGCAGAACAGCCAAAAGATCACTTGATTTTACATAACAAAATGCTTGATTGACACAATATGCATTCAtaagtgaaaaaatataacCCACCAGAGACATTCCAAGTGTTCCACTTGAAGGTGGTGGCATTCCATATATAGTGTAGCCCGTAACGTTAGCAGCTAAGGCATCCATTATATCCACCTTGTAATTCTTTAGATCTTCCATCGTTAGAATCCCACCAGCATCTCTGACATCTTTTACAAATTTCTCACCGACAGTGCCATTATAAAAGGCTTGTGGACCTTGTTCTGCGACTGCTTCCAGGCTTTGGGCTAGCTCCAGATTAGAGCATTTATCACCAGCTTGTAACAACCTCCCATTCGGAGCGAACACTTGCTGCAACCCAGGatcattcatgatttttttggcaCTTTTAGCAATGGAAGATGCAAGATAGGGAGCAACAACAAAACCATCCCTGGCAAGTTTTATGGCAGGTTGGAATAGAGTCCTCCAATTCAAACGCCCATGTTGCAGCCAAGCTTCATGGAGGCCAGCAATCTCACCGGGAACTCCCATGGACAGGGCACCTGAATACTTGTTATTCAAGTTGTTTGCATACATATTCTATTCATGGACAAATACACCATAAAAGATGAATAAGCAGACCTTCAAAATGGGCAATGAACATGCAATCCTggtaaacaaaattaaaaaaaaaaaaaaaaaacatagaagaaaattctagttgattttctttctttttttccctgatGGATAGGATCTAGCGGATTTACTGGGACAAAGTGTGATGTAGAAAAGCTAGCAAGTACTGATATTTTAGGTGAAAGAGAAGACTTTGAACCTGTGAAGCTGCCCCGGGAGCAGTTTCTCTCATGTCAAAAGCTTGAGTTTTAGAAGTAGATGAAGACCTGACAATCATGAAAGCTCCACCTCCTATTCCACTTCCCACTGGATTAACAACACCAACGCACAAAGCAGTTG includes:
- the LOC18107664 gene encoding glutathione hydrolase 3 isoform X1, with amino-acid sequence MGRQSTVAPLLGTDVSSTNYHIYGKKNWSRKALCFFLASVTIITTVGLLTFGAHFTCWVLRGGKNYSERIEVNNAEIVESEQGVVAADDARCSEIGASMLRQGGHAVDAAVSTALCVGVVNPVGSGIGGGAFMIVRSSSTSKTQAFDMRETAPGAASQNMYANNLNNKYSGALSMGVPGEIAGLHEAWLQHGRLNWRTLFQPAIKLARDGFVVAPYLASSIAKSAKKIMNDPGLQQVFAPNGRLLQAGDKCSNLELAQSLEAVAEQGPQAFYNGTVGEKFVKDVRDAGGILTMEDLKNYKVDIMDALAANVTGYTIYGMPPPSSGTLGMSLVLNILNSYGSSKAAEGNLGLHRLIEAMKHMFAVRMNLGDPAFINTAKYMSEMLSQSYADKIQKMIVDNTTFPPEYYMNMESRWSQLRDHGTSHFCIVDAERNAVSMTTTINYGFGAGVLSPSTGILLNNEMGDFSAPTEITPDMLPPAPANFIEPNKRPLSSMTPIIVTKDNQLAGVMGGSGGLFIIPAVIQVFLNHFVLRMEPLTAVESPRVYHKLIPNTVLYENWTVIDGKHIELAGDRKAFLEERGHQLLAQAGGAIVQLVVQTLQSPIHVDSENSRDSVNSQILHGTLTAVSDPRKDGRPAAI
- the LOC18107664 gene encoding glutathione hydrolase 3 isoform X2, encoding MGRQSTVAPLLGTDVSSTNYHIYGKKNWSRKALCFFLASVTIITTVGLLTFGAHFTCWVLRGGKNYSERIEVNNAEIVESEQGVVAADDARCSEIGASMLRQGGHAVDAAVSTALCVGVVNPVGSGIGGGAFMIVRSSSTSKTQAFDMRETAPGAASQNMYANNLNNKYSGALSMGVPGEIAGLHEAWLQHGRLNWRTLFQPAIKLARDGFVVAPYLASSIAKSAKKIMNDPGLQQVFAPNGRLLQAGDKCSNLELAQSLEAVAEQGPQAFYNGTVGEKFVKDVRDAGGILTMEDLKNYKVDIMDALAANVTGYTIYGMPPPSSGTLGMSLVLNILNSYGSSKAAEGNLGLHRLIEAMKHMFAVRMNLGDPAFINTAKYMSEMLSQSYADKIQKMIVDNTTFPPEYYMNMERWSQLRDHGTSHFCIVDAERNAVSMTTTINYGFGAGVLSPSTGILLNNEMGDFSAPTEITPDMLPPAPANFIEPNKRPLSSMTPIIVTKDNQLAGVMGGSGGLFIIPAVIQVFLNHFVLRMEPLTAVESPRVYHKLIPNTVLYENWTVIDGKHIELAGDRKAFLEERGHQLLAQAGGAIVQLVVQTLQSPIHVDSENSRDSVNSQILHGTLTAVSDPRKDGRPAAI